The Streptomyces sp. NBC_01439 genome contains the following window.
CCCGCAACTGGAGGGACCGCTCCGCGTGCTGCGCCGAGGCCCGGTACTGCTGGAGGTCCCGGTGGCAGTGCCCGAACTCGTCCGCCAGCTGCGCCTCGTCGTAGAACCGGGCCCAGTGCGGAACGTCGTCCCCCGGCCGGGCCGCGCCCAGCGCGCGCTCGGCCCGCACCAGGGAGGCGGTCGACGCCCGGACCTCGCCGAGGACCGCGTGTCCGCGTGCCTCCGCCGAGTGGAGCAGGGCCTGCACCACGGGCGGCGGGCCGGAGCCGACGCCCTGCTGGGCCACCCGGGCCAGTTGCACGGCCTCGCGGCCGTGACCGAGGTAGACCGCCTGCCGGCTCATGGTGACGAGCACGTACGAGCCGTACGGGCGGTCCGCGGCCGCCTGCGCGAGCCGCAGCGCCTGCACGAAGTACCGCTGGGCGAGCCCGTGCGCGGCGATGTCGAAGGAGGTCCAGCCCGCGAGCCGGGTCAGATCGGCGGCGGCCGAGAACAAGCGCCGCCCGGTGGTCTCCCCGTAGGTCCCGCGGAGCATCGGTTCGGCCTCGTGCTCCAGGTAGCGCACCAGGGCCTGCCGGGCGTGCCCGCCGCCGTAGGCCTGGTCCAGGGTCCGGAACAGCTCGCTGACCGATCTCAGCGCCGCGATGTCCCCGCCGGTCACCCGCTGCCCGGGGCCGCGGTCGATCTGCCGCTGCCGGGGGACCGAGGTCCGCCCCTGCAGCGGGACGCGGGCCGCGGAGGGTTCCGCGCCCCGGCCGACCCGCTCGTCGGCCCGGCCGATCAACCAGTCCCGGCTGGGCACCACCAGCCCGGCCGGGGTGAAGGCGATCTTCCGGAGCTCGGCGTGCGAACCGGAGTCCTTGCGCCACAGCCCGCTCGCGATGTCCACGGCCTCCTCCGGGGTGGCCGCGAACTCCAGCCCCGCGTACACGGGCGCGCAGGCGTCCAGCCCCAGGTCCTGGGCGGAGAGCCGGCGTCCGAGGCGGCGGGTGAAGACCTCGGCGATCAGCGCCGGGGTGGTCCCGCGGGGCTGCTGCCCGCGCAGCCATCGGGTCACGGAGGTCTTGTCGTACCGCAGGTCGAGACCGTGCTCCAGGCCTAGCTGGTCGACGCGGCGGGCGAGGCCGGCATTGGAGAACCCGGCTTCCGCGATCAGCGCCGCGAGCTGCCGGTTGGGGACGCGCTGGGCAGGTCGTTCCGTCATCGGCTCCACGGTTTCCTGACGTGACGGACCGGGGTCCCGGCCCTGTGAACGGCGTGAATGTAGCGGCGAACTTCGCCGATGCCGCCCTCTCTGCCCCACATTCATCCGATCGTGTGCAGAATGCGTAGGGCCCTTTACGGACCGGACCCCTCCGCCCACGTACGCTGCGGGCCATGACCCCTCGGCCCCACGGGGCGCACCTCCCCGAGGAGCGAACCGAATCCACCGTCCCGCTGTCCCCGCCCGAACTGACCGAGGCGGAGTGCCGGCGCTGCGGCACCTACATCGCCGGGCTCGACGGGCGGTACGCGTGCGGGGTGTGCGGCTGGGTCAACGACCACTCGGAGGGCCACCGGCGGCTGCCGCGCGCGGACGAGGACCCGGACCGGCCGCTCAAGGGGCGGCGCCGGCCGAAGCAGCTGCCGGGGCCCGTGCCGGAGCCCGAGCCCGTGTCCGAGCCCGTGTCCGAGCCCGTGTCCGAGCCCGCGCCGCGGCCCGCGCCGGGGCCCTGAAGGGGCTCGTGCGGGTCGCCGTACCCTTGCTCAGTGAGGTACGTGCACACAGCAGGTTCAATGAGGAGGCGCTGCGGTGGCTGAGCTTGGGTTCGTCCATCTGGGCTTCGGGCCGAATTCCGTCGAGTACACCCGGGCCTGGGAGGAACAGCGCCGGGTGCACGCGGCCCGCTTCGCGGACGAGATCGAGGACACCTGCCTGCTGGTGGAGCACCCGCCGGTCTACACGGCAGGGCGGCGCACCGACCCCAGCGAACGCCCGCTCGACGGCACCCCCGTCGTCGACGTGGACCGCGGCGGCAAGATCACCTGGCACGGCCCGGGCCAGCTGGTCGGCTACCCGATCATGAAGCTGCCCCGCCCGGTGGACGTCGTCGCCCACGTCCGCCGCCTCGAAGAGGCCCTGATCCGCACCGCCGCCGAGTTCGGCGTGGAGACCACCCGGGTCGAGGGCCGCTCCGGAGTCTGGGTCCTGGGCGACCCCGTCGAGGAGCGCCCCACGATCGGCGGCCTCTCTCTCGACCTCGACCCCCGACTGCACGACGAGGAGTTCGACGCGCGGCTGAATGGCCCCGAGTACGCCCCGTCCAACGCCGGCCAGCGCCGCGAGGACCGCAAGCTCGCCGCCATCGGCATCCGGGTCGCCAAGGGCGTCACGATGCACGGCTTCGCGATCAACGTGAACCCGGACAGCACCTGGTTCGACCGGATCATCCCCTGTGGGATCCGGGACGCCGGTGTGACCTCGCTCTCGTACGAACTGGGCCGGGAGATCACCATCGCCGAGGTGCTTCCCGTGGCCGAACGGCACCTGAAGGACGTACTGGAGCACGCGGAGTTGAGGCCCCGCGAGATAGAGCCGGCAGTGGGCTCCTAGCCCCCGGGAATGCGGCCGGCCGCTCGCAGGTTGGCCGACGTAAGAGCGTACGAAATTACGGGCGTACCCTGGTGGGCGCCCGAACAATCGAAGTCACAGGGAGCCGGTCGTGTCCGCAGTCGCACCCGACGGACGCAAGATGCTGCGCCTGGAGGTCCGTAACGCCCAGACCCCCATCGAGCGCAAGCCCGAGTGGATCAAGACCCGGGCGAAGATGGGCCCCGAGTACACCAAGATGCAGGCCCTGGTGAAGGGCGAAGGACTGCACACGGTGTGCCAGGAAGCCGGCTGTCCGAACATCTACGAATGCTGGGAGGACCGCGAGGCCACCTTCCTCATCGGTGGTGACCAGTGCACCCGGCGCTGTGACTTCTGCCAGATCGACACGGGCAAGCCCGAGGCGCTGGACCGTGACGAGCCGCGGCGCGTCGGCGAGTCCGTGGTCACGATGGACCTGAACTACGCCACCATCACCGGCGTCGCGCGCGACGACCTGGCCGACGGCGGTGCCTGGCTGTACGCGGAGACCGTGCGCCAGATCCACCAGCAGACGGCGGGCCGCGAGTCCGGCCACACCAAGGTCGAGCTGCTGGCCCCCGACTTCAACGCGGTCCCGGAGCTGCTGGAGGAGGTCTTCGCCTCCCGCCCCGAGGTCTTCGCGCACAACGTCGAGACGGTGCCGCGGATCTTCAAGAGGATCCGCCCCGGCTTCCGCTACGAGCGCTCGCTCGACGTGATCACCAAGGCCCGCGCCTACGGCCTGGTGACCAAGTCGAACCTGATCCTCGGCATGGGCGAGGAGCGCGAGGAGGTCTCGCAGGCCCTGAAGGACCTGCACGAGGCCGGCTGCGAGCTCATCACCATCACCCAGTACCTGCGGCCCTCGCCGCGGCACCATCCCGTCGAGCGCTGGGTGAAGCCGGCCGAGTTCGTCGAGCTGGCGAAGGAGGCCGAGGAGATCGGCTACTCCGGCGTGATGTCCGGCCCGCTGGTCCGGTCCTCGTACCGGGCGGGTCGCCTCTACCAGCAGGCGATGGAGAAGCGCAGCCGAGTCTGAGCGCAGGTTGAGGGTCCGCCCGAGGTACGAGGGCGGGCACTGTGCGTGTGAAGTCGCGCACAAAATGCTACCAACGAGTAATACCGCATCGGCGCGGCCCCTAGGCTCTTTCTTGAGGAAGAGTTCGGCGGGCCGCGTCGGCGTTTGCAACGTGTCAATCACATTTGACCGACCGGTCACGCCCTGGTAACACCAGTCAGTGACGCTTGGTCCACGCACCGCACACACCGCTCGCACCGCGCAGGGGCGAGCATCGTGAAAGGGATCGACATCATGCAGGCCGCGCCCGTACGCGCCATTGCCATCCCGACCCTCTCCGACGCCTTCCGGGGCATTGAGTCCCTGCTGATGAGCGGGGCCCGCCGCAACGCCTGGACGGCGGTCCTGGAGGACCGCAAGCGGGCCAAGGACCGGGTCGAAACCGAACACGTACTTGAGGCCGCGGCTACCCGAACCCCGCAGGCCACGTAAACTTCGCTGTATGGCGAGGAAGTCAAACGCAGAGACTGCTGCGAACCCCGGGCGACTGAAGCAGATCGCCCTGACGTACAAGATGACGCGCAAGGCGGACCCGAAGGTCGGTCTGATCGTCGCGGGCGTGGGCATCGTCACCGTCGGTGTCTTTCTCGCGATCGGCTTCCTGGTCGAGCACGAGATCTACCTGGGTGTCCTGGGCTTCCTGGTGGCGTTCCTCGCGATGGCGATCGTCTTCGGGCGACGGGCCGAGCGGGCCGCCTTCGGGCAGATGGAAGGACAGCCGGGAGCTGCCGCTGCCGTACTGGACAACGTGGGACGGGGCTGGACGACCACCCCCGCCATCGCGATGACCCGGCAGCAGGACATCGTCCACCGTGCCGTGGGCAAGGCCGGCGTCGTGCTGATCGCCGAGGGCAACCCGAACCGGGTGAAGCCGCTGCTCGCGAACGAGAAGAAGAAGCTGGCCCGGATCATGCCGGACGTGCCGGTGCACGACTTCATCGTGGGCACGGGCGAGGGCGAGGTGCCGCTCAAGAAGGTGCGCACCACCCTGCTCAAGCTGCCGCGCGTGCTGGCCGGCCCGCAGATCACCGAGGTCAACGACAAGCTGCGCGCCATGGGCGATCTCATGAGCAACATGCCGCTGCCGAAGGGCCCCATGCCGAAGGGCATGAAGATGCCGCGCGGCGGAAAGATGCGCTGACCCGGTCACCTGATTTTCGTATACGACACAGGGGTGCCCCCCGAGCCCGCGGGCCCGGGGGGCACCCCTGTGTCGTACGTCGTACGCGTTCTCCGCGGCCGGTCCTAGATGCGGACCTGGACGGCGCGGGCCAGTCGGTCGTGCAGGCCGCGGCCGTCGCGGTCCCAGATCAGCGCCGGGACGACCAGGGCCAGCAGCAGCGTGCGCAGGACCACCCGGACGATGCCGAGGCGGCCTCCGGACTCCGAAATCACCCGGAGGCCCAGGATCCGCTTGCCAGGGGTGAAGCCCACGGTGCCGACCGTCAGGACGGTGAGGGCCACGAAGAGCGCGAGGGTCCAGTCGGCCGCTTCGGTCAGGTTGCCGCCGGTGATCAGCCCGTAGGCAATCAGCTGGCAGCCGATCCAGTCGATCGCGACGGCGCCGAACCGACGCCCGAAGCGGGCCACCGAGCCGGGCCCCTGCTGGGGCAGGCCGAGCTGTTGACCCGGATAGCCGAAGTCGACGCCCATCTCCTCGGCGGCCGCGCGGGGGCCGGAGAGCCAGGATCCGATTGCCTGTCTGTTGTCCACCCGAACACGGTACCCGTGGCGCCGCACGGCCCTCCGGTCGGACCCTGGTTAACTTGTGCGAAACAAATGGGTCATGCTTGGGAAATCCCGTCTGCTTATGGTCGGGTCAGCGTGCGGCACCGCACTGACGCGCCACGAGCTATAAAGCCCGTCCCTCCCCCGGGGTCGGGAGTAGGAGGAGTTGGATGTTCAAGAACGCCGACGAAGTGAAGCAGTACATCGAGGAGAACGACGTCAAGTTCGTCGACGTCCGCTTCTGCGACCTGCCTGGTGTGATGCAGCACTTCACCATCCCGGCGCGAGCGTTCGACCCGGCGGAGGAGCTCGCCTTCGACGGATCCTCGATCCGCGGCTTCCAGGCGATCCACGAGTCCGACATGGCGCTGCGTGCCGACATCACCACCGCGCGTCTGGACCCGTTCCGCAAGGACAAGACGCTCAACATCAACTTCTTCATCCACGACCCGATCACGGGTGAGGCCTACAGCCGCGACCCGCGCAACATCGCGAAGAAGGCCGAGGCGTACCTCGCCTCCACCGGCATCGCCGACACCGCGTTCTTCGGCCCCGAGGCCGAGTTCTACGTGTTCGACAGCGTGCGCTTCGCGACCTCCGCGAACGAGGGCTTCTACCACATCGACTCCGAGGCCGGCGCCTGGAACACGGGCTCCGAGGAGAACAACCGTGGTTACAAGGTCCGCTACAAGGGTGGTTACTTCCCCGTAGCCCCGGTCGACCACTTCGCCGACCTGCGCGCCGAGATCTCCCTCGAGCTGGACGCCCAGGGCCTCCAGGTCGAGCGCCAGCACCACGAGGTCGGCACCGGTGGCCAGGCCGAGATCAACTACAAGTTCAACACGCTGCTCGCCGCGGCCGACGACCTGATGCTCTTCAAGTACATCGTGAAGAACGTCGCCTGGCGCAACGGCAAGACCGCGACCTTCATGCCGAAGCCGATCTTCGGTGACAACGGCTCGGGCATGCACGTGCACCAGTCGCTGTGGGCGAACGGCGACCCGCTGTTCTACGACGAGGCCGGCTACGCGGGCCTGTCGGACACCGCCCGCTACTACATCGGCGGCATCCTCAAGCACGCCCCGTCGCTGCTGGCGTTCACCAACCCGACGGTGAACTCCTACCACCGCCTGGTCCCGGGCTTCGAGGCGCCGGTCAACATGGTGTACTCGCAGCGCAACCGCTCCGCCGCCATGCGCATCCCGATCACGGGCTCGAACCCGAAGGCCAAGCGCGTCGAGTTCCGCGCGCCGGACCCGTCCTCGAACCCGTACCTCGCCTTCGCGGCGCTGCTGCTCGCGGGCCTCGACGGCATCAAGAACAAGATCGAGCCGATGGAGCCGATCGACAAGGACCTCTACGAGCTCTCGCCCGACGAGCACGCGAGCGTCCCGCAGGTCCCGACCAGCCTCGAGGACGTCCTCAAGGCCCTGGAGGAGGACCACGAGTACCTCCTGGCCGGCGGTGTCTTCACCCCCGACCTGATCGAGACCTGGATCGACTACAAGCGCACGCACGAGATCGCCCCGATCGCGCTGCGTCCGCACCCGCACGAGTTCGAGCTCTACTTCGACATCTAAACCGCAGACTCCCAAGCGAAGGCCGCCGTCCCACCCGGGCCGGCGGCCTTCGCCGTGTGCGGAGGCGGGCGCGGGTGCGGCGGGGACTGTGACGACATGATTCACCCATGAGCGCTTCGACTTCGGCATCGGGCCCGGCCCGGCAGAGTTCCACCCCGCAGCCGGACCCGGGGCCTGCTGGCCCAGCTGCCGGGCCACCCTTCAACCGCCGTGTCCACATCGTTGCTGAGATCCTGGACCGCCCTGAGGAACTGAACCTGCTCCAGCAGGTGTGCGACGCGATGGCCTGGCCCTTACGCGAGCCGCTGGCCGGGGAGACCACGGTGACCACGGACGCAAGCTGGACGCTGCGCGTGATCGAGATCCGGATCCGCGGAGTTCGCGAAACAGCGGTCGAACAGGCGGTCGCCACCCTGGACACGCTGGCCCAGGACGCCGAGCTGTCCTTGCACTGCCGCGATGCCACCCTCGTGGAGCGCGTCCAACGACCACAGATCGAGTGGCACCTACGGGGCAGGCGGGGACCGGTGAACCGGCGGATCCGCCAGGCGCTCCACCTGGCCGTCCGAACGGGCGAGCACGATCCGCATGCGGGCACTGTCCGGCTGGTCCGCGTTCCCACCACGCTCGATGAGTCCCGGCCCCGCCGACTGGCTCGTACGCGACGCACCGCCCGGGCCGAGTTTGCGCACCACCCGCTGGCGCTGCGGCGACTGGACCCAGAAGTGCACGAGGTAGGCAGCCCCTCGGTGCCTCGGGG
Protein-coding sequences here:
- a CDS encoding regulator encodes the protein MTERPAQRVPNRQLAALIAEAGFSNAGLARRVDQLGLEHGLDLRYDKTSVTRWLRGQQPRGTTPALIAEVFTRRLGRRLSAQDLGLDACAPVYAGLEFAATPEEAVDIASGLWRKDSGSHAELRKIAFTPAGLVVPSRDWLIGRADERVGRGAEPSAARVPLQGRTSVPRQRQIDRGPGQRVTGGDIAALRSVSELFRTLDQAYGGGHARQALVRYLEHEAEPMLRGTYGETTGRRLFSAAADLTRLAGWTSFDIAAHGLAQRYFVQALRLAQAAADRPYGSYVLVTMSRQAVYLGHGREAVQLARVAQQGVGSGPPPVVQALLHSAEARGHAVLGEVRASTASLVRAERALGAARPGDDVPHWARFYDEAQLADEFGHCHRDLQQYRASAQHAERSLQLRGPAYARSRLFCRVVLATARLGLGELDQACALGAEAAQQAMEMRSVRAVEYVRDFERRLEPYRDASAVRTYRDRVAALS
- the lipB gene encoding lipoyl(octanoyl) transferase LipB; translation: MAELGFVHLGFGPNSVEYTRAWEEQRRVHAARFADEIEDTCLLVEHPPVYTAGRRTDPSERPLDGTPVVDVDRGGKITWHGPGQLVGYPIMKLPRPVDVVAHVRRLEEALIRTAAEFGVETTRVEGRSGVWVLGDPVEERPTIGGLSLDLDPRLHDEEFDARLNGPEYAPSNAGQRREDRKLAAIGIRVAKGVTMHGFAINVNPDSTWFDRIIPCGIRDAGVTSLSYELGREITIAEVLPVAERHLKDVLEHAELRPREIEPAVGS
- the lipA gene encoding lipoyl synthase; this encodes MSAVAPDGRKMLRLEVRNAQTPIERKPEWIKTRAKMGPEYTKMQALVKGEGLHTVCQEAGCPNIYECWEDREATFLIGGDQCTRRCDFCQIDTGKPEALDRDEPRRVGESVVTMDLNYATITGVARDDLADGGAWLYAETVRQIHQQTAGRESGHTKVELLAPDFNAVPELLEEVFASRPEVFAHNVETVPRIFKRIRPGFRYERSLDVITKARAYGLVTKSNLILGMGEEREEVSQALKDLHEAGCELITITQYLRPSPRHHPVERWVKPAEFVELAKEAEEIGYSGVMSGPLVRSSYRAGRLYQQAMEKRSRV
- a CDS encoding SCO2195 family GlnR-regulated protein translates to MQAAPVRAIAIPTLSDAFRGIESLLMSGARRNAWTAVLEDRKRAKDRVETEHVLEAAATRTPQAT
- a CDS encoding DUF4191 domain-containing protein, with amino-acid sequence MARKSNAETAANPGRLKQIALTYKMTRKADPKVGLIVAGVGIVTVGVFLAIGFLVEHEIYLGVLGFLVAFLAMAIVFGRRAERAAFGQMEGQPGAAAAVLDNVGRGWTTTPAIAMTRQQDIVHRAVGKAGVVLIAEGNPNRVKPLLANEKKKLARIMPDVPVHDFIVGTGEGEVPLKKVRTTLLKLPRVLAGPQITEVNDKLRAMGDLMSNMPLPKGPMPKGMKMPRGGKMR
- a CDS encoding RDD family protein, with the protein product MDNRQAIGSWLSGPRAAAEEMGVDFGYPGQQLGLPQQGPGSVARFGRRFGAVAIDWIGCQLIAYGLITGGNLTEAADWTLALFVALTVLTVGTVGFTPGKRILGLRVISESGGRLGIVRVVLRTLLLALVVPALIWDRDGRGLHDRLARAVQVRI
- the glnA gene encoding type I glutamate--ammonia ligase, producing the protein MFKNADEVKQYIEENDVKFVDVRFCDLPGVMQHFTIPARAFDPAEELAFDGSSIRGFQAIHESDMALRADITTARLDPFRKDKTLNINFFIHDPITGEAYSRDPRNIAKKAEAYLASTGIADTAFFGPEAEFYVFDSVRFATSANEGFYHIDSEAGAWNTGSEENNRGYKVRYKGGYFPVAPVDHFADLRAEISLELDAQGLQVERQHHEVGTGGQAEINYKFNTLLAAADDLMLFKYIVKNVAWRNGKTATFMPKPIFGDNGSGMHVHQSLWANGDPLFYDEAGYAGLSDTARYYIGGILKHAPSLLAFTNPTVNSYHRLVPGFEAPVNMVYSQRNRSAAMRIPITGSNPKAKRVEFRAPDPSSNPYLAFAALLLAGLDGIKNKIEPMEPIDKDLYELSPDEHASVPQVPTSLEDVLKALEEDHEYLLAGGVFTPDLIETWIDYKRTHEIAPIALRPHPHEFELYFDI